A region of Paractinoplanes abujensis DNA encodes the following proteins:
- a CDS encoding methionine ABC transporter permease, whose translation MTWSELSDLLIVGLQETAWMVGVSTVLTAIGGLLLGVLLVLTAPGGLLAAPVVSSVLGFVVNVARSLPFIILLVAVIPFTRAVVGTTIGTDAAIVPLTIGAIPFFARIVEAALREVPPDVVAAATAMGATRTQIVGKVLLREARPGLVAGLTITVIALVGYSAMAGVVGGGGLGDLAIRYGYQRFETEVMVATVVVLVVFVQLIQMAGDVLVRRLSHK comes from the coding sequence GTGACCTGGTCCGAACTGTCCGACCTGCTGATCGTCGGCCTGCAGGAGACGGCCTGGATGGTCGGCGTCTCCACCGTGCTCACCGCGATCGGCGGACTGCTGCTCGGCGTGCTGCTGGTGCTGACCGCGCCCGGCGGCCTGCTGGCCGCCCCGGTCGTCTCGTCGGTGCTCGGCTTCGTCGTCAACGTGGCCCGCTCGCTGCCGTTCATCATCCTGCTGGTCGCGGTCATCCCGTTCACCCGGGCCGTGGTCGGCACGACGATCGGCACCGACGCCGCGATCGTCCCGCTGACCATCGGGGCCATCCCGTTCTTCGCCCGCATCGTCGAGGCGGCCCTGCGCGAGGTGCCGCCCGACGTGGTCGCCGCGGCCACCGCCATGGGCGCCACCCGCACCCAGATCGTCGGCAAGGTGCTGCTCCGCGAGGCCCGGCCCGGCCTGGTGGCGGGCCTGACCATCACCGTGATCGCGCTGGTCGGCTATTCGGCCATGGCCGGGGTGGTCGGCGGCGGGGGCCTCGGCGATCTGGCCATCCGGTACGGCTACCAGCGGTTCGAGACCGAGGTCATGGTGGCCACCGTCGTGGTCCTCGTGGTCTTCGTGCAACTGATCCAGATGGCGGGCGACGTCCTCGTCCGCCGGCTCTCCCACAAATAA
- a CDS encoding M56 family metallopeptidase, with amino-acid sequence MFDHFVVSVVVCPVLVALTVRWLAGRLRPEAAVTVLVVSIVTAAAACLVSLAAFALKAVAELHPVAVRLGFSDAVVRADTSREPWAPGLSVVLLLVAVAGLTRVWRRHRREDAVAAEFRGLPVGTDRVALIDDTRAEAFAVPGTPGRVVVTTGMRAALNDQQYGALLAHERAHLDSRHHQLVLLARLAAAVHPAFRWVTRRIEFLVERAADERAAEQVGDRRVVATAIGAAALRATHTRAGLPITPARQDLRAAGVVPRRVASLLAPRFSAGLLTLVAVPVSVAAASVIWTGECVADLGELLYAAGMLH; translated from the coding sequence ATGTTCGACCATTTTGTGGTCTCGGTCGTGGTTTGCCCGGTGCTGGTGGCGCTGACCGTGCGCTGGCTGGCCGGCCGCCTGCGCCCCGAGGCGGCCGTCACCGTGCTGGTCGTCTCGATCGTCACCGCCGCCGCGGCCTGCCTGGTCAGCCTGGCCGCCTTCGCGCTCAAGGCCGTGGCCGAACTGCACCCGGTGGCGGTCCGGCTCGGCTTCTCCGACGCGGTGGTGCGGGCCGACACGTCACGCGAACCGTGGGCGCCCGGCCTGTCCGTCGTGCTGCTGCTGGTCGCGGTGGCCGGCCTGACCCGGGTGTGGCGCCGGCACCGCCGGGAGGACGCGGTCGCCGCCGAGTTCCGCGGCCTGCCGGTCGGCACCGACCGGGTCGCGCTCATCGACGACACCCGCGCCGAGGCCTTCGCCGTGCCCGGCACACCCGGCCGTGTGGTGGTCACGACCGGCATGCGCGCCGCGTTGAACGACCAGCAGTACGGCGCGCTGCTCGCCCACGAGCGGGCCCACCTCGATTCCCGGCACCACCAGCTGGTGCTGCTGGCCCGGCTGGCCGCCGCCGTGCATCCCGCGTTCCGGTGGGTGACCCGCCGCATCGAGTTCCTGGTCGAACGGGCCGCCGACGAACGCGCGGCCGAACAGGTCGGCGACCGCCGGGTGGTGGCCACGGCCATCGGCGCCGCGGCGCTGCGCGCGACCCACACCCGGGCCGGCCTTCCGATCACCCCGGCCCGTCAGGACCTGCGCGCCGCGGGCGTCGTCCCCCGTCGCGTGGCCTCGTTGCTGGCGCCCCGCTTCAGCGCCGGGCTGCTGACCCTGGTCGCCGTGCCGGTGTCGGTGGCCGCCGCCTCGGTGATCTGGACCGGCGAGTGCGTGGCCGACCTGGGCGAATTGCTGTACGCGGCCGGCATGCTGCACTGA
- a CDS encoding GrpB family protein — protein MGDYPPQVTQRFVGSAEQHRSALVGERPRRWSSIVIVDYDPAWAGRFEAARADIARALGSPVIEHVGSTSVPGLAAKPIIDIDVLLDDTADESLYVPALTAIGYRLVLREPWWSGHRMLLGGDEDINLHVWPHDAAEPIRHRLFRDWLRTHPDDRDLYARTKRRLATEADDYNMAKCDVIDEIYTRIFATPA, from the coding sequence ATGGGTGACTACCCGCCGCAGGTCACGCAACGGTTCGTCGGCTCGGCCGAGCAGCACCGATCGGCGCTGGTGGGGGAGCGTCCCCGGCGCTGGTCGTCGATCGTGATCGTCGACTACGACCCGGCCTGGGCCGGCCGTTTCGAGGCCGCCCGCGCCGACATCGCCCGGGCGCTCGGCTCGCCGGTGATCGAGCACGTGGGGTCCACTTCGGTACCCGGGCTGGCGGCCAAACCCATCATCGACATCGACGTGCTGCTGGACGACACGGCTGACGAATCGCTCTACGTGCCCGCGCTCACCGCCATCGGCTACCGGCTGGTCCTGCGCGAACCCTGGTGGTCCGGCCACCGCATGCTGCTCGGCGGCGACGAAGACATCAACTTGCACGTGTGGCCGCACGACGCCGCCGAACCGATCAGGCACCGCCTCTTCCGCGACTGGCTCCGCACCCACCCGGACGATCGCGACCTCTACGCCCGCACGAAACGCCGCCTGGCAACGGAAGCCGACGACTACAACATGGCCAAGTGCGACGTCATCGACGAGATCTACACCCGCATCTTCGCCACCCCAGCCTGA
- a CDS encoding MetQ/NlpA family ABC transporter substrate-binding protein, whose protein sequence is MRRSLAAVVTSAALLLGLAACGGNDSEAASSSDTLKVGVSPVPHGEILKYVADNLAAKEGLKLEIVEFNDYIQPNVALQEKQLDANYFQHIPYLEEEVASKGYKFTALKPVHIEPLGVYSKTVKSLNDVPAGGVVGIPNDPSNSGRALNLLAANGLLTLKDGVGVKATEKDITGNPKNLTFKALEAAQLPRSLEDTAVSVINGNYAIETGLKPATDSLALEKGENNPYANLVVVRTGEEGDERVVKLEKLLHSPEVKKFIEDKYQGSVLPAF, encoded by the coding sequence ATGCGCCGCTCACTCGCCGCAGTCGTCACGTCCGCCGCTCTCCTGCTGGGACTCGCGGCGTGCGGAGGCAATGACAGCGAGGCCGCATCCTCCAGCGACACGCTGAAGGTCGGGGTCAGCCCCGTGCCGCACGGTGAAATCCTCAAGTACGTCGCCGACAACCTGGCCGCCAAGGAGGGCCTGAAGCTGGAGATCGTCGAGTTCAACGACTACATCCAGCCCAACGTGGCCCTGCAGGAGAAGCAGCTCGACGCCAACTACTTCCAGCACATCCCCTACCTGGAGGAGGAGGTCGCGTCCAAGGGCTACAAGTTCACCGCGCTCAAGCCGGTGCACATCGAGCCGCTCGGCGTGTACTCCAAGACGGTCAAGAGCCTGAACGACGTACCGGCCGGGGGTGTCGTCGGCATCCCGAACGACCCGTCCAACTCGGGCCGCGCGCTCAACCTGCTCGCCGCCAACGGGCTGCTCACGCTGAAGGACGGCGTCGGCGTCAAGGCCACCGAGAAGGACATCACCGGCAACCCGAAGAACCTGACGTTCAAGGCGCTGGAGGCGGCCCAGCTGCCCCGCAGCCTGGAGGACACGGCGGTCTCGGTGATCAACGGCAACTACGCGATCGAGACCGGGCTCAAGCCCGCCACCGACTCGCTGGCCCTGGAGAAGGGCGAGAACAACCCGTACGCGAACCTGGTGGTGGTCCGCACGGGCGAGGAGGGCGACGAGCGGGTCGTCAAGCTGGAGAAGCTGCTGCACTCGCCCGAGGTCAAAAAGTTCATCGAGGACAAGTACCAGGGTTCGGTGCTCCCCGCGTTCTGA
- a CDS encoding MFS transporter — protein MGVIQGHVRVFYHLLVNTLLVSVTNFTVWFAITFYTYLETRSVFATGVISGVFLVMTALTGIWFGSLVDHHPKKLMMQVSAGVSLTTYALALVLYQLTPREEFRDPASVPLWGLIVLLMVGVIAGNIRTIALPTMVTALISEGTRDRANGLVGTASGVSFLVTSVISGLLVALGGMFWVLVLGIVVLALSLVHLGSVRVPAGAAAAAGEPDDTTSKIDLRGTIKVIAGVPGLTALIIFSAFNNLLGGVFMALLDAYGLSMMSVQGWGLLWGALSTGFIVGGLLVARTGLGKNPVWLLLMINVVCWTVTLLFPLRESIIWLAVGLYAYMLVVPYAEAAEQTILQRVVPYERQGRVFGFAQSVEQAASPLTAFLISPVAQFVFIPFMTDGAGARLIGSWFGTGAARGLALVFMITGVLGLIATAVALRSRPYRRLSHRYTTAEAAPTPS, from the coding sequence ATGGGGGTCATCCAGGGTCACGTGCGGGTCTTCTATCACCTGCTGGTCAACACGTTGCTGGTGTCGGTCACGAACTTCACCGTCTGGTTCGCGATCACCTTCTACACCTATCTGGAGACCCGCTCGGTCTTCGCCACCGGTGTCATCTCCGGCGTCTTCCTAGTCATGACGGCGCTGACCGGGATCTGGTTCGGCAGCCTGGTCGACCACCACCCCAAGAAGCTGATGATGCAGGTCTCGGCGGGTGTCTCGCTGACCACGTACGCGCTGGCTCTGGTGCTCTATCAGCTGACGCCGCGCGAGGAGTTCCGGGATCCGGCCAGTGTGCCCCTGTGGGGGCTGATCGTGCTGCTCATGGTCGGGGTGATCGCGGGCAACATCCGCACTATCGCACTGCCGACCATGGTCACGGCGTTGATCTCGGAGGGCACCCGCGACCGGGCGAACGGGCTGGTGGGTACGGCGTCGGGGGTGTCGTTCCTGGTCACCTCGGTGATCAGCGGTTTGCTGGTGGCGCTGGGCGGCATGTTCTGGGTGCTCGTGCTGGGCATCGTCGTGCTGGCGCTCTCGCTCGTGCACCTGGGTTCGGTGCGGGTGCCGGCCGGGGCCGCGGCGGCCGCCGGCGAGCCGGACGACACGACCAGCAAGATCGATCTGCGGGGCACGATCAAGGTCATCGCCGGCGTGCCCGGCCTGACCGCCCTGATCATCTTCTCGGCGTTCAACAACCTGCTCGGCGGCGTTTTCATGGCGCTGCTCGACGCGTACGGGCTCTCGATGATGTCGGTGCAGGGCTGGGGCCTGCTGTGGGGCGCGCTCAGCACCGGCTTCATCGTCGGCGGCCTGCTCGTCGCCCGTACGGGCCTGGGCAAGAACCCGGTCTGGCTGCTGCTCATGATCAATGTCGTGTGCTGGACCGTCACGCTGCTTTTCCCGCTGCGCGAATCGATCATCTGGCTCGCCGTCGGCCTGTACGCATACATGCTCGTGGTCCCCTACGCCGAGGCCGCCGAGCAGACGATCCTGCAGCGAGTGGTCCCGTACGAGCGTCAGGGCCGGGTCTTCGGTTTCGCCCAGAGCGTCGAGCAGGCCGCGTCACCGCTCACCGCGTTCCTGATCTCGCCGGTGGCCCAGTTCGTGTTCATCCCGTTCATGACCGACGGGGCCGGCGCACGGCTCATCGGCTCCTGGTTCGGCACCGGCGCCGCCCGCGGCCTGGCCCTGGTCTTCATGATCACCGGGGTGCTGGGGCTCATCGCCACCGCCGTCGCCCTGCGCAGCCGCCCCTACCGCCGGCTGAGCCACCGCTACACCACCGCCGAAGCGGCCCCCACACCCTCGTGA
- a CDS encoding SGNH/GDSL hydrolase family protein encodes MNWTRKTTISVVAALVVLVVAVVVYVQRDAGGNENGNEATPTGANSATPGAGASPAETPWTGSWAVAVQNGGRGFERQTVRQILRTSIGGDTVRVRLSNEFGSDPLTVSAVHLAQHLQANTVDASTNAQVTFNGNDSVTVEAGQTAVSDPVQFALPAGADIAVTAYVPERIGSVTQHAFANRHNYVAAGNQATRATLSGAQTFDNYAFLAGVDVQNPESEGAVVTLGASITDGYDSTFGENRRWPDQLARRLIAANRNVGVLNAGISGNMLLKDGAGQSAVNRFDRDVLAQTGVKWVVFSDAAINDLGDSNPPGGEQLIQGLQQLIQRSHDAGIKIFCATLTPYKGTDYWSEQGEAGRAAVNEFIKGDGSGCDAVIDLDTAIHDPNDPQRYNSRYNTGDSLHPNDAGMEAIAAAVDLDLFR; translated from the coding sequence GTGAACTGGACCCGGAAGACGACGATCTCGGTCGTGGCGGCCCTCGTGGTCCTGGTTGTGGCGGTGGTCGTGTACGTGCAGCGGGACGCCGGCGGCAACGAGAACGGCAACGAGGCGACCCCGACCGGCGCGAACAGCGCGACACCCGGCGCCGGGGCGAGCCCCGCGGAGACGCCTTGGACGGGCAGCTGGGCGGTGGCCGTGCAGAACGGCGGGCGCGGTTTCGAGCGGCAGACGGTCCGGCAGATCCTGCGCACGAGCATCGGCGGTGACACCGTACGCGTTCGGTTGTCGAACGAGTTCGGCAGTGACCCGTTGACCGTCAGCGCCGTGCACCTCGCCCAGCATCTGCAAGCGAACACCGTCGACGCGAGCACCAACGCGCAGGTGACGTTCAACGGCAACGACTCGGTGACGGTCGAGGCCGGCCAGACCGCGGTGAGCGACCCTGTTCAGTTCGCCCTGCCGGCGGGCGCCGACATCGCGGTCACCGCGTATGTTCCCGAGCGGATCGGTTCGGTGACACAGCATGCGTTCGCGAATCGGCACAACTACGTGGCCGCGGGCAACCAGGCGACCCGGGCCACGCTGTCGGGCGCGCAGACGTTCGACAACTACGCTTTCCTGGCCGGCGTGGACGTGCAGAACCCGGAGTCCGAGGGCGCGGTCGTGACGCTCGGCGCGTCGATCACCGACGGCTACGACTCGACCTTCGGCGAGAACCGGCGCTGGCCCGACCAGCTGGCGCGGCGGCTGATCGCGGCCAACCGCAACGTCGGCGTGCTCAATGCGGGCATCAGCGGCAACATGCTCCTCAAGGACGGGGCCGGACAGAGCGCTGTCAACCGCTTCGATCGCGACGTGCTCGCCCAAACCGGGGTCAAGTGGGTCGTCTTCTCGGACGCCGCGATCAACGACCTCGGCGACAGCAACCCGCCCGGCGGCGAGCAGCTCATCCAGGGTCTGCAGCAGCTCATCCAGCGCAGCCACGACGCCGGCATCAAGATCTTCTGCGCCACGCTGACCCCGTACAAGGGGACCGACTACTGGTCGGAGCAAGGCGAGGCCGGCCGGGCCGCGGTCAACGAGTTCATCAAGGGCGACGGCAGCGGCTGCGACGCGGTGATCGACCTGGACACGGCGATCCACGACCCCAACGACCCGCAGCGGTACAACAGCCGCTACAACACGGGCGACAGCCTGCACCCGAACGACGCCGGCATGGAAGCCATCGCGGCCGCGGTCGACCTCGACCTGTTCCGCTGA
- a CDS encoding methionine ABC transporter ATP-binding protein — translation MIEIKGLRKTYRAKGRRDREVVAVDGVDLTVGEGDVYGVLGRSGAGKSTLLRCVNMLERPDAGTVSVGGVELTALNRRGLRQARHGIGMIHQHFALLSSRTVAGNVAFALEVTGVPRAERRTRVAELLDLVGLSERADAYPSQLSGGQKQRVGIARALAARPKVLLSDEATSALDPETTESILRLLLDLNRRLGLTILLITHEMTVVKRICQSAAVMRDGVFVESGAVTDLLHRPDSELARDLFPLDPFTELPGRTVVDVSVSGADADIPLLTEVARTLDVDVHVLSGSVETLAAGRAGRWRLAVPGDGAAVIHHLRSRGAVVAVAEASS, via the coding sequence GTGATTGAGATCAAGGGGCTCCGGAAGACGTACCGGGCCAAGGGGCGGCGCGACCGGGAGGTCGTCGCGGTCGACGGTGTCGATCTCACCGTCGGCGAGGGCGACGTCTACGGCGTGCTGGGCCGCAGCGGCGCGGGCAAGAGCACGCTGCTGCGCTGCGTCAACATGCTGGAGCGCCCCGACGCCGGCACGGTCTCGGTGGGCGGGGTCGAGCTGACCGCGCTCAACCGGCGGGGGCTGCGCCAGGCCCGGCACGGCATCGGCATGATCCACCAGCATTTCGCGCTGCTGTCCTCCCGTACGGTGGCCGGGAACGTGGCCTTTGCCCTGGAGGTCACGGGCGTGCCCCGCGCCGAGCGCCGCACCCGGGTCGCCGAGTTGCTCGACCTCGTCGGGCTCAGCGAGCGCGCCGACGCGTACCCGAGCCAGCTCTCCGGCGGTCAGAAGCAGCGCGTCGGCATCGCCCGCGCGCTCGCCGCCCGGCCCAAAGTGCTGCTCTCCGACGAGGCCACCTCGGCGCTCGACCCCGAGACGACCGAGTCGATCCTGCGCCTGCTGCTCGACCTCAACCGCCGCCTGGGCCTCACGATTCTGCTCATCACCCACGAGATGACAGTGGTCAAGCGGATCTGCCAGTCGGCCGCCGTGATGCGCGACGGGGTGTTCGTCGAGTCCGGCGCGGTCACCGACCTGCTGCACCGGCCCGACTCCGAGCTCGCCCGCGACCTGTTCCCGCTCGATCCGTTCACCGAGCTTCCCGGCCGGACCGTGGTCGACGTGTCGGTCAGCGGTGCGGACGCCGACATCCCGTTGCTCACCGAGGTCGCCCGCACCCTCGATGTCGACGTGCACGTGCTCAGCGGCTCCGTCGAGACCCTGGCCGCGGGCCGGGCCGGCCGGTGGCGCCTCGCGGTGCCCGGCGACGGGGCCGCGGTCATCCACCACCTGCGCTCGCGGGGCGCGGTCGTCGCAGTCGCGGAGGCGTCGTCGTGA
- a CDS encoding methyl-accepting chemotaxis protein, translating into MTDLLAEPRFASAFHTLVTADTTGLVIEAADGTLITATSGPPAEWAAGFARDAPVLAELRRAADEHVVVEFTSPDAEGNTAQWRATARTQGRGLLVVALRDVTAERRASAEAVGWIDAIDRAQAVIEFDLQGTILAANENFLRALGYQEHEVVGHHHRMFVDAEFAGSAEYRAFWAKLARGEYEGGEYRRLGKGGREVWIQATYNPILDLDGRPVKVVKFATDITAAKLRNAEFESKVAAVDRSQAVIEFDLRGNVLTANDNFLAAMGYERDEVIGKHHRMFCAPAYTATEDYREFWRDLSRGEFQSGEYKRLSKTGAEVWIQATYNPVLDMDGKPVKVVKFAHDITPQKQRNLDFEGKLAAIDRSQAVVEFTVKGELLSANRTFLELMGYRLDQVLGRHHRMFVEPEHAQSAEYVSFWERLGAGEFQSGEYKRVGALGRELWIQATYNPILDADGRVVKVVKFATDITAPKLHSAEFESKVNAVDRSQAVIEFDLDGIVLHANENFLRISGYSLREVVGQHHSMFCPPEYVVSPEYRDFWLNLNKGEFSSGRYQRLGKYQREMWIQATYNPLFDLNGKPFKVIKYANEITAQVRMEQLVQAKTTEMTGTVSALAGATTEIARTSGQALELARRTAGDAEQGAAELHRSIEAIKLIQASTREIGDIVSVMGEIAGQTNLLAFNASIEAARAGEHGVGFAVVAGEVRKLAERSGDAARQIAKLISESALRVDEGADVSDRAGGALARIQDSARQTDAAISRIAASTTAQQDASHEVTALLGQLAGACPP; encoded by the coding sequence ATGACCGATCTCCTCGCCGAACCCCGCTTCGCGAGCGCGTTCCACACCCTGGTGACGGCCGACACCACCGGCCTGGTCATCGAGGCCGCCGACGGCACGCTGATCACCGCCACGTCCGGCCCGCCGGCCGAGTGGGCCGCCGGGTTCGCCCGCGATGCCCCGGTGCTGGCCGAACTGCGCCGGGCCGCCGACGAGCACGTCGTCGTGGAGTTCACTTCCCCCGACGCCGAGGGCAACACCGCCCAGTGGCGGGCCACCGCCCGTACGCAGGGAAGAGGTCTTCTGGTCGTCGCCCTGCGGGACGTCACCGCCGAGCGCCGGGCCTCGGCCGAGGCGGTCGGCTGGATCGACGCCATCGACCGCGCGCAGGCCGTCATCGAGTTCGACCTGCAGGGCACGATCCTGGCCGCCAACGAGAACTTCCTGCGCGCCCTGGGTTATCAGGAGCACGAAGTCGTCGGGCACCACCACCGGATGTTCGTCGACGCCGAGTTCGCCGGCTCGGCCGAGTACCGCGCGTTCTGGGCCAAGCTGGCCCGCGGCGAGTACGAGGGCGGCGAGTACCGCCGGCTCGGCAAGGGCGGCCGCGAGGTGTGGATCCAGGCTACCTACAACCCGATCCTCGACCTCGACGGCAGGCCGGTGAAGGTGGTCAAGTTCGCCACCGACATCACCGCGGCCAAGCTGCGCAACGCCGAGTTCGAGAGCAAGGTGGCCGCGGTGGACCGCTCGCAGGCCGTGATCGAGTTCGACCTGCGCGGCAACGTGCTCACCGCCAACGACAACTTCCTGGCCGCGATGGGTTACGAGCGCGACGAGGTGATCGGCAAACACCACCGGATGTTCTGCGCCCCCGCGTACACGGCCACCGAGGACTACCGGGAGTTCTGGCGCGACCTGAGCCGCGGCGAGTTCCAGTCGGGCGAGTACAAGCGACTCAGCAAGACCGGCGCCGAGGTGTGGATCCAGGCCACCTACAACCCCGTGCTCGACATGGACGGCAAGCCCGTCAAGGTGGTCAAGTTCGCCCACGACATCACCCCGCAGAAGCAGCGCAACCTCGACTTCGAGGGCAAGCTCGCCGCCATCGACCGCTCCCAGGCCGTCGTGGAGTTCACCGTCAAGGGCGAGCTGCTGTCGGCCAACCGTACGTTCCTGGAGCTCATGGGTTACCGGCTCGACCAGGTGCTGGGCAGGCACCACCGGATGTTCGTCGAACCCGAGCACGCCCAGTCGGCGGAGTACGTGAGCTTCTGGGAACGGCTCGGTGCCGGCGAGTTCCAGAGCGGCGAGTACAAACGGGTCGGCGCGCTCGGACGTGAGCTCTGGATCCAGGCCACGTACAACCCGATCCTCGACGCCGACGGCCGGGTCGTGAAGGTCGTCAAGTTCGCCACCGACATCACCGCACCCAAGCTGCACAGCGCCGAGTTCGAGTCGAAGGTCAACGCGGTCGACCGCTCGCAGGCCGTCATCGAGTTCGACCTCGACGGCATCGTGCTGCACGCCAACGAGAACTTCCTGCGTATCTCGGGCTACTCCCTGCGCGAGGTGGTGGGCCAGCACCACAGCATGTTCTGCCCGCCGGAGTACGTCGTCAGCCCCGAGTACCGCGACTTCTGGCTCAACCTCAACAAAGGCGAGTTCTCCTCCGGCCGCTACCAGCGCCTCGGCAAGTATCAGCGGGAGATGTGGATCCAGGCCACGTACAACCCGCTCTTCGACCTCAACGGCAAGCCGTTCAAGGTGATCAAGTACGCCAACGAGATCACCGCCCAGGTCCGGATGGAACAGCTCGTCCAGGCCAAGACGACGGAGATGACCGGCACCGTGAGCGCCCTGGCCGGGGCCACCACCGAGATCGCCCGCACCAGCGGGCAGGCCCTCGAACTGGCCCGCCGCACCGCCGGCGACGCCGAGCAGGGCGCGGCCGAACTGCACCGCTCGATCGAGGCCATCAAGCTCATCCAAGCCTCCACCCGCGAGATCGGCGACATCGTGTCGGTGATGGGCGAGATCGCCGGCCAGACCAACCTGCTCGCCTTCAACGCCTCCATCGAGGCGGCGCGGGCCGGCGAGCACGGCGTCGGCTTCGCGGTCGTCGCGGGTGAGGTGCGCAAGCTGGCCGAACGCTCGGGCGACGCGGCCCGCCAGATCGCCAAGCTGATCAGCGAGTCGGCCCTGCGCGTCGACGAGGGCGCCGACGTGTCCGACCGGGCCGGCGGCGCGCTCGCCCGGATCCAGGACAGCGCCCGGCAGACCGACGCCGCGATCAGCCGCATCGCCGCCTCCACCACCGCCCAGCAGGACGCCTCGCACGAGGTCACCGCGCTGCTGGGCCAGCTCGCGGGCGCCTGCCCGCCGTGA
- a CDS encoding chemotaxis protein CheW gives MIARTTYGLLRLGGAAVALPLTVLREVIPCPRELAPIPAHARGLRGAVNLRDVVIPVLDLAEHLEGEERERAAPVIVIISSGGRMLGVVADRIDGIATVPDDQRHDTRDAGNDLVLSHTFGHPETQAVISILDADAILSLPGVPSVLDPAEVSSHDTGPPPGAGIPMMLVRCGDFRLAVSLTDVHTVLPRLEVTDSPLTGGLCRGVTAYMNDWVPVVDLAQSLGLGPADGAQGLLWSYPGGLVALQVSEVVEIVTLDPGQIHPLPALGVPNAHRFGGATLIPGHGQHLVVDPAALSGDETLSALGRLNTARAETVADRPEGGHTAVERFLTYRAGGEVATPLTQIAEILAYPPDVSPLTGGGDGLLGLFTHRSSVVSLFCLNRLVGRAPAIDPATSRVLLVEHEGNHVGYVVDGLGAIEDSVWQQDDPGPTAPGRLDESPLVQIGADPDGRLLPRVDLAAWATALASGPDDR, from the coding sequence GTGATCGCACGCACCACGTACGGGCTCCTGCGCCTGGGCGGCGCGGCCGTGGCGCTGCCGCTGACCGTACTGCGTGAGGTGATCCCGTGCCCGCGCGAACTGGCGCCCATCCCGGCCCACGCCCGGGGGCTGCGCGGCGCCGTCAACCTGCGCGACGTGGTCATCCCGGTGCTCGACCTGGCCGAGCACCTCGAAGGGGAGGAACGCGAGCGGGCGGCCCCGGTCATCGTGATCATCAGTTCCGGCGGGCGGATGCTGGGGGTGGTGGCCGACCGGATCGACGGCATCGCCACCGTGCCGGACGACCAGCGGCACGACACCCGCGACGCCGGGAACGACCTGGTCCTCTCGCACACCTTCGGGCATCCGGAGACGCAGGCGGTGATCAGCATCCTGGACGCCGACGCGATCCTGAGCCTGCCCGGGGTGCCCTCGGTGCTCGACCCGGCCGAGGTGAGCAGCCACGACACCGGCCCGCCGCCCGGCGCGGGCATCCCGATGATGCTCGTGCGCTGCGGCGACTTCCGGCTCGCGGTCAGCCTGACCGACGTTCACACGGTGCTGCCCCGGCTGGAGGTCACCGACTCGCCGCTCACGGGCGGGCTGTGCCGCGGCGTGACGGCGTACATGAACGACTGGGTGCCCGTCGTCGACCTCGCCCAGAGCCTGGGGCTGGGCCCGGCCGACGGGGCCCAGGGACTGCTCTGGAGCTATCCCGGCGGGCTCGTCGCGCTGCAGGTCTCCGAGGTCGTCGAGATCGTGACGCTGGATCCGGGGCAGATCCACCCGCTGCCCGCGCTCGGCGTGCCCAACGCGCACCGGTTCGGCGGGGCCACCCTGATCCCCGGCCACGGGCAGCACCTCGTGGTGGACCCGGCCGCCCTGTCCGGCGACGAGACGCTGAGCGCGCTCGGCCGGCTCAACACCGCGCGGGCCGAGACCGTCGCCGACCGGCCCGAGGGCGGGCACACCGCCGTCGAGCGGTTTCTGACCTACCGGGCCGGCGGGGAGGTGGCCACCCCGCTGACCCAGATCGCCGAGATCCTGGCCTACCCGCCCGACGTGTCGCCGCTGACCGGCGGGGGCGACGGCCTGCTCGGGCTCTTCACCCACCGGAGCAGCGTGGTCTCGCTGTTCTGCCTCAACCGGCTGGTCGGCCGCGCGCCCGCGATCGACCCGGCCACGAGCCGGGTGCTGCTCGTGGAGCACGAGGGCAACCACGTCGGCTACGTCGTGGACGGGCTGGGCGCGATCGAGGACTCGGTGTGGCAGCAGGACGACCCCGGCCCCACCGCGCCCGGGCGGCTCGACGAGAGCCCGCTGGTGCAGATCGGCGCCGACCCCGACGGCCGGCTGCTCCCCCGCGTCGACCTGGCGGCCTGGGCGACGGCCCTGGCCTCAGGGCCCGATGACCGGTGA